The Anomaloglossus baeobatrachus isolate aAnoBae1 chromosome 5, aAnoBae1.hap1, whole genome shotgun sequence genome includes the window GACGCTCCGGCACTGAGTGACAACCGGCTATATAGTATATCAGtgctgagccagctgtcagttAGTGAGAGAGCGTgtttacagctgccactcactatgtactgagcggaGACTGAAGCTATGCCTCTATGATTGACAGCTGTCAGGGAGGGAATGAAACAGACAGCATCTAATAGACTTATTAGAAAACATTAGTAACCAAAATATAAAGAAATGGAAAATTGAAAAAGCAAAACCTTGTGGCCTAAAATTATAGTTTTAGTTGCAGTTGACAACTGAACAGTACTGCAATAAGTATAGAACTGTTATAAAATGtaatatactattattattattattattattattattattattattattattattattattattattattattattagaaggtTAGGGATTGAAATTAATTAAAATCTGTTTTCTTGTGGGCAGACGACTGGACCAGCTCAGAAGAACAGTTCATACTTGCAAATTTCAAAGAAGAAGATCATGTTGTCGAATCAGACATATATGAAGAGCTTACCATTATCCCAGATATGCCTCCAACCCTTCACATCAAAACTTCACCATCGGATTCTTTGGAACAGGTCCTATCTTCTGACTGCTCTCAGACTGTTATGCAAAATAAAGATACCAGAAGGGACACTGAACATCCAAAAACTCACACAACAGAGGAgcgatttttatgttcagaatgtggcaaatgttttacaGCGAAATGTTATCTTGATGCACATAAAAGAGTTCACAAaggaaagaagccattttcatgttcagaatgtgggaaatgttttggctaTAAATCAGGTTTATTTAGgcatcataaaattcacacaggggagaagccatttctatgttcagaatgtgggaaatgttttattgtgaaatcaaaacttgttacacatcaaagaattcatacaggagagaagccatttgcaTGTgctgaatgtgggaaaagtttttctCAGAAATCTGATCTtgctaaacatgagagaattcacacaggggagaagccatatttatgttcagaatgtggaaaatctttTAAAGAGACATCAGAGCTTGTTGCTCATCTGAGAACccatacaggggagaaaccatattcatgtttagtATGTAGGAAACGATTTTTCCGGGCATCAGATTTTGCTAgacataagagaattcacacaagGCAAAAGTCATTGTCATATTCAGAATCTGGGAAAGATTATAGCAAGAATTCAGGTCATGTCAGACGTCGGGTAATTAATACagagaagaagccattttcatgctcagattgtgggaaatgttatcCTAAGAAATCTGATTttattagacatcagagaattcacacaggggagaagccattttcatgttcagattgtgggagatGTTTTAATCAGAAATCGGCTTTAGTTAGACATCAGAGACTTCACATTGAAGAGATGCCATTTTCATGTACAATATGTGGAAAGTGTTTTGTTGAAAACTCATCTCTAATTGGACATCAAAGAGCTCATGCAGAAAAaaaattttcatgttcagagtgtggtaaACGTTTTACCTACAAATCACATCTTATTaatcatcagaaaaatcacacagggaagTAGATTTTATTTTTTGTGACATCATAAAAAGCAGTTGAGCAATTACTGTCAACGCTAAGTAACATCTCAAATGATAGAAAAGGAAAGCCAAACTAAATGATGATTAAGAAATGTATGCAATTATCAGTAAACACTTTTATGGAACACCAAACCACACCTATTACAGCCACTCTACAGAAGAGAATATTGGACCACCTATGGCCTTCAGAACTACAGCAATTTGTCGTAACAGATTTCACTAGATGTTAAAGTCGTTCTGTAGGAATATTGGTCCATGCGAACAGGGTAGCTTCTCACAATTTCTGGAAAAACTGGAAGATTGCTTACTAGAATCATTGTTTGTGTGCCCTAAATGGCTCACAAACAAGTCCTGGAGCAAATTTTATACACTGAATATTTTATAGTATAGTTGCATCTTACAGGTTGTCCACTGTCCCTCTCCTTCATCTGTTCTGACATCAGTCAAGGAGAAACACTGCTATACAATCACGTTAACTATCAAACTGTAACAATGACCTATTAATTAGATGAGACCAGCTAGGCATCAGATGTTTACCCCAATAACTGTCCAGATTGGATATAGCAGTGTCTACCCATGACCAATGTCAGATCAGGTAGTAAAGAGaagaatttggacaaccccttttaaacttGTTACCAATCATTAATAAACATTTACTTTTAAAATTTTTATAATTGGGTTTGTCATATTTTTCTTTATTCTTTCGATGTTAAGTTGTTACTATGGAGTTAAGGGAAAGCTGGTCTGCATTGTGTATATAAATAGTGAAGGAAGCATTACACTATGGAttccagacaaccattaataacctcattcaaGGTATAAGGGTGCACCGTGCCAAGCCGGTGTAAAAAAAAACTTATACATCATGCAATGCTGCTCTggaaatttaaatatgcaaataacctCTATAGAAGGAAGAGGACTTGATCTCTtgcgccacctattggatgtaaaATGAAAAAACTGACTGGACTTCCTAACATACATATGTGTACTGAAAAAATAGAGCAGCGCATATGAGAAGTACCCGTGGGTATAGGAGTAGGTTTAAAGATTTGTtttgctcacctgatgaggttgtgcgcccttgcacaaccccggtgttagttTAGAAGAATCCTCCGGGTTGGGGGGTTCCTGGTGTCACCGCTGATGGATCGTTGCTTTATTGGAGGCGCCCGGGTTAGGTACCGCTCGTTGCTCCTAGGATTCACCGGCACTGTGGATCCTGGAGGGCTGAATGCGATCCGCCGTCCTCCAGCTGGAGATTCCACGTTGATTGAGGATTCCTGTGTCTTTCAGCAGCTCTGACCGAATTCCCTTAGAGGGAGTGGGCATATGGTAGAAAAGATTTTCGGTCTTAATGAGCGCTAATGATAGATTGACAGGCTCCGTCAGTAGATacattttattaataaaatattagaGAGCTCCTGTTGGttacatacaacgcgtttcagcaaatagtctgttgctttcctcaggtataacaggagtaGTTGGCATACGATAAATTTATAAGGGCCCCACAGGTGGAATCTGTGGGTGTGCCGTACAATTAAATCATTGGTTCATTTGGCCCTAATGGTATTTTTTTACTTATAATGAATCAAGGTATACATAATAAAACACTTATTTTGGAGCCCATGGGGGACAATATTgactataaaataatatatatagtttataataaaaaaatatatatatagttattaaTAAAAAATAGCAATATATAAAAAATAGCCATATATAAAAAATAGCAGTATATAAAAACAGTAATAGAGGGAAGTTCATATTAGCCATATCAATTGCTGTCAAATTTAGAAATATAATCAATGTATTTATACTCTTTTGTGTGCATACTATAAAATCTTTGTGCTTTAAAATTAatttgttcaaaaaaaaaaaatttttttaaaaaaacagagaGAAAAGTTTGTCATAAAACcactaaaagattaaaaaatagtaCAAATGGAATATCAAACGAATAGAGATCTTTACATTATTTGGCTACATTGTCCAGTGTTAGGTTGTGTCCTGGAGCCAAAGTGCCCAGCTTAAAGATCCAGTAACTTTCTTTCCTGATTAATTTAGTTAGTGCTTGTGGATCTTTGCTGTTGATGGAATCTATGATCGTAAGTGTCATTTTTTCGTGATCCCTATTGTGCTGGGTACTATAGTGTTTTGAAATACTATGTAATGTATAGCCAATTTTAATATTGTGTCGATGTTTATTAAGCCTAGAGTGCATTTCTTGTATCGTCCGACCCACATATTGAGTGCCACATGGCTATTTTTTATATATTGCTATTTTTTAttaataactatatatatatttttctttatcgctcctaattgggagacccagacaattgggtgtatagctactgcctccggaggccacacaaagtattacacttaaaagtgtaaggcccctccccttctggctatacacccttccgtgggatcacgggctcctcagttttcatgctttgtgcgaaggaggcacacatacacgcatagctccactgtttagtcagcagcagctgctgactatgtcggatggaagaaaagagggcccatatggggcccccagcatgctcccttctcaccccacttttgtcggcggtgtttgttaaggttgaggtacccattgcgggtacagaggctggagcccacatgctgcatccttccccatcccccttagggctctgggtgaagtgggatttaccggtctccaggcacagagaccgtgctccgtccacagcccctggggaatctgctggatatggagcggagtatcgtcagggacagggccctgctacgacaaggtactctgtgtccccgtacagtccgcgcgcacactgcagcattgctgggtgtgttagtgcgccggggacaacagcgctgcgcgctggtgccattcctatctacagcttgctgagaggggacatgtatttgaaactgccgcgcggccactGTTGtcagcgctgcggcgcggctgggacttgtggtgcgccggggacttccgcgctggccgtgcatatatcacggccgcgcttattactcgagtccccggctttctgcggcctagtttcgtttcgttcccgcccccaggcctgccagtcaggggaggggcgggacgctgtatagaatgtcagcgcagagggctggagtctgctttgcatactccagccctcacactgggcacagtgggacgccagtttcccgcactttgtttgaggcacgcccacgatccctctcttcacaggacgccggcagccattcctgtgtgcagtctgagctggagagaggagactgggagacccagacacgggattctggtgcccacacacccgcttttcagcgggcggtaagctgccctcaagggctgaccccactggtgccgaagtgtatattgtattttatgcttgcagctttacattgcactgtacggtcgctggggatcctctgctatataccctcctagatttctcagaggacacaacagcatgtcgaccgcaaaaagcaaaggtgccaaggcacaggctttctatgctgcttgtaccgcttgtggggctgttctaccggcaggttccactgacccccactgtgtgcagtgctcggcccctgtggcacttgctcggccggggcctctgctagaggtgacccaggcagaacctcctgtaaatactgtccaggtgacagggacggagtttgcagtctttgctgacagattgtctgtgactatgactaaaattcttgaaacattgcagtctagaccagtacctcaggccatggacactgttaactcattgctccctggtccccctcagtcggaacagctccgggatccgggggtgtctcttgcatcccagggtgatggctctgacacggacgacagtcccagacagcctaaacgagctcgctatgagcggccctcgacttcatcacactggtcagggtcccagcaggaggactctctgtatgatgaggtggagatggctgatcaggattctgatcctgagaccgctctcaatttggatacaccagatggtgacgccatagtgaatgatcttatagcgtccatcaataaaatgttggacatttctccccctgctcctcctgtggaggagacagcttcacagcaggagaaattccatttcaggtatcccaagcgtaaattaagtgtttttctggcccactctgactttagagaagcaatccagaaacaccacgctt containing:
- the LOC142311930 gene encoding uncharacterized protein LOC142311930; its protein translation is MDRDKDKMAERILHLTLEILFQITGEDYTVVKKTSSDRCQAPVSEGWGRPLSPIPGPPPHPLIHEDITDQKILELTYKMIELLTGEVPIRCQDVTVYFSMEEWEYLEGHKDLYKDVMMEDPQPLTSPDLSSERATPESPSPLLPQDCKQEDPDVPEDDQDVIYINTTETDESDDDWCKVEIPTDGYPDDWTSSEEQFILANFKEEDHVVESDIYEELTIIPDMPPTLHIKTSPSDSLEQVLSSDCSQTVMQNKDTRRDTEHPKTHTTEERFLCSECGKCFTAKCYLDAHKRVHKGKKPFSCSECGKCFGYKSGLFRHHKIHTGEKPFLCSECGKCFIVKSKLVTHQRIHTGEKPFACAECGKSFSQKSDLAKHERIHTGEKPYLCSECGKSFKETSELVAHLRTHTGEKPYSCLVCRKRFFRASDFARHKRIHTRQKSLSYSESGKDYSKNSGHVRRRVINTEKKPFSCSDCGKCYPKKSDFIRHQRIHTGEKPFSCSDCGRCFNQKSALVRHQRLHIEEMPFSCTICGKCFVENSSLIGHQRAHAEKKFSCSECGKRFTYKSHLINHQKNHTGK